A window of Pedococcus badiiscoriae genomic DNA:
GGTTCCGCGGGGAGCGCCGAGGGTCTAGCGGAATCGACACTGCGCCCCACAGGTAGGACCAGGCCCCCCGGTTCACGGCCGCTGCACCCCCGCTGCCGGGGGTTCGGTAGCCGGAGAGGGCTCGAGGAGCCAGGGCGAGCCTGCGATCTCGGGACCATTGCCGGGGATCGGAGGCGGTGGGGTGTTGTCGGGCATGACGTTCCTTCGGGGTCAGCGGAACCACTGCACGGAGCCGGATACCTCGGCGGTGTTGCTGGTGTTGGCGGCCCAGCTGAAGTAGCTGGTCGAAGCCGCGATTTGGACCAACACCGACCCGCCCCCGGTGAGGCCGGGCAGCACGGTGCTGAACGGGCTGATTCCGGTGCCGGAGCCGCCGGAGCCGGACACGGCCAGGGGTAGTGCGTACCCGTTGTATCCGGCGATGTTCGCCTGCGAGTAGAGGTAGTCACCGCCGAGGCCGTCGTACCCTCCGCTCGTGTGTGGGTTGATCGCGTAGACGCGCGCGACCACGGAGATTGCCGCCTGGGTGAACCCGGGGGGCACGGTCAAGGTGATCGTCTTGATGTTGGTCAGCGTCGTGGACAGCGAGAAGTTCGTCAGCGAGCCGTAGATCGCCCCTGCCGCAACAGGGTTCGTCAGTGCGTCGTTGCCTACGATGCCGGGTCGCAGGATGAGCTCGCCGATCGCAACCTTCTGGTTGTTGAACGCCCAGCCGGTCGTGCCAGCGTTGCCCGTGTCGATGTCGCCATCGAAGGCGTCGGACGCCATGCCACCATGACCGGTGGGGTGGATGCCTGTGCCGAAGAATGGGTTGCGGTTGACCAGCGCCCGCGCCTGTTCCTCGATGGCGTAAATGCGGTCGGAGAGCCGCTTCACGGGCTCCGGTAGTGCGCTCACGCGGACACCGCCTTTTCGACGATGCATTCGGCCCGGTCGAGCAGCGCTTGGATGGCCGGAAGCTCTGCATCGACGTTCTCGCCGCGTGCCTTGCGGCGGGCGAGCTGGGCGACGCGTCGCTCGGCCACGAGGACGAGGGCGGTGCACGTCAGGAAGGCTCGCAGTTTGTGCATGTCATCGGTCCTTTGGATCGTCGGAGTCGAGAGCATGCGTGTTCGGCCCACTCATCGCAGACCCCCGCCCACTGCTCGGTCAACACTGCCAGCCGAGATCGTCGGACGCAGGGTGACGTTGGACATTTCAGCCGCCAACGCCTGGATGCTGGACCGGGACAAGGTCACCGTCCCACCACCGTTGCCGACGGGGACCAGGTGCTCAGGGCCGCCCGTGCGGTTGTCGACCACGTTCAGCCCCGGCGCCAGAATGCCGCCAGAGTCGAACACGGGCGCAACCAAGCCACCACCGGAGTACCCGTGGCCCTGACCGATGACGTTGGTCATGTTCGCCAGCCCGTAACGTGACAGGGCGTAGTGGATGCCCGCCATGAGGTTGTCGAGGCCGTTGAAGATGTTGTGATGCCCCGGCAGGGCGTACGCCCCGAACGTGGACGGGATGACCTGCACCAGACCGCGCGCCTCGTTGCCGCCCGAGTTGATGTCGTGGATCTGCTGGATGATGTTCGGGTTACCACCAGACTCGGTGGCGATCTGCCGCAACCACGCGTTGATGAGCGACGTGCTCGGGGTGACACCGTTGGCGAGCAGTGCCGCGCTCACGGTCGACGCCCACCTCCCCACACCAGACCCGGACGGGGCAGCAGCCTTGGCCGACGCGCCGCCACCGAACAGCGACACGAGGTCCAGCTTGCCCAGAGCACCCACCGCGGTGGACGCCCACAGGTTCGACCCGAGGCCACCAAGGATGGAGCCAAGCAGGTGCTTGACCGCACTCAGCGGGTTGGACAGGAACGACCCGGCGTTGCTGAGGAACCCAGCGACGTCGCTGACGATGCCGCCGCCCGCGTACCCACGGAACCTGCGCATAGCCTCCACCGCGGCAGGCCCACCGTGCGCGGCCACGTCCTCCTGAGAGAACACCACCTCGCCGGCGTGGACAATGCCCGCAGGCTTGTACTTGCCACCAGGGCCGGTGTAGCCGCCCACGGCGAACGATGTGGTGCCACCCTTCGTCGAGTGACCACCAGACCCACCACCCGGCCAGGCAGGTGCGGTGATGTTGCTGGGCCATGGCACCTGGAATGAGACGCCGACAGCCTTGAGCATCTGGTTCAGCGGCTTGATGAAGTTGTCCCGCACGAACGACAGAACGAGGTTAATCGGCCCGGTGATGATCTTGGGCAAGTTGTTCCACACCGACTCGATCGCCGACGTGACCGCTGAGAAGATGCCCGGCAGCGCCTGCAGTTCCAGCTTCAGCATGTCGAGTGACGGCTTGATGACGTACTTCCAGACGGTCTCGATGACCGCGCCCATGGCCTTGAAATACGGTGCCACGACGTTGTTCAGCAGCCACTTGATGACCGGGCCGAGCACGTTCTGGAGGTAGTCCCACCACAGCCCCAAGATCGGGCGGATGACGTTCTTCCACGCCAGGGAGATGATCTGCCCGATCTCGGTGAACGCGGGCTTGACCACGTTCTGCCACAGCTCGCGGACGACGGGCATGATCTTGTCGTTGATCCAGCCCCACATGGCCTCGAGCGCAGGCTTGATGTAGCCCTTCCACGCGCTGCTGATGAAGTCGCGAACGTGGGTCCAGACCTCGGTCACGACGCGGCGGAGGGTCTCGTTATGCTTCCACAGGTTCGTGATGACGACCCCGAGGCCGACGAGACTGATCACGATCGCGGTGAGCGGGAGGGCTGCACCCTCGGTGCCAAGAGCGATGGCGACGAAGATCGCGGCGATGCCAGCAGCGATCGCACCCAAGACCTCCGGTGACACGCCAGCGATGAACTGAAGGAGCGTGTCGACCACGGTCACGATCACCGGGCCGAGCGGGGCCAGCGCGACGAGGATGCTCGCGAACGCCTTGCCGAGGTCCAGCAGCAGCCCACCGATGGCGGGACCGTTGTCGATGAGGTACTGCATGAACTGGTGAAAGCCGCTGGACTGCGAGAGTTGCTGAGCCCACTGGGCGAACCCGGTGGCCATCTGGAGGAACATGCCGAGGAACGCCGAGGCGACCGGGGCGAACGCCTGGAACATGGCCGCGAAGCCCGTGGCCCACTGGCCGAAGATCTGAGCGGTCGTCACCAGCCATGGGCCGAGGTTCTTCGACAGGAACTTGAAGAACTGGGACCAGAACGGGCCACCCAACGCCTTCGACGCCGACAGGAACAGGTCACCCATCGTCTTGGCCAGCGCCCCCACGAACCCGGTCAGGCCAGGCAGCATCGGCAGCAGCGCCTTGATCCCAGCCTCAACACCGGGCAGGAAGCCGTTCTGTGCGGCCTCGGACAGGCTCGTGAACGCGCCCTTGAGGCCGAAGATGAAGTGGGCGAACTGGGCGCCGATCGGGGAAAGGCCCTTGAACGCCTGAGCCACCGCGTTCGCCGACGCCGCACCAGCCTGACCGGACGCACGGTGAGCCGCAGCCACCGCAGCCTCAGCCGAGATGATCGACGCCGCAGCGGTGCGCTGCTGGTCAGCCTGCGCCCGGATCGCCGACGACAGTGCCTCCTGCGCCTTCGTGACCGACTCGACTGCCCTCGCCTGAGCCAGGGACGCGTTCTGCTGGGCGTTCGTGAGGTTCTTCTGCGCGTCCGTCACACCCTGCGCGGCCTGAGCCACCTGGTGGTGCGCGTCCACAACAACCTTGGAACCCTCAACACCCAGACGGTTCGCCTTCGCCGCGTCCGCCTGAAGTCGGGACTGCTGAAGCGCGAGGTCCTTCTGCTGCTGCACCGCCTGGTCGTAGGCGAGTTGCGCCTGGTCCTTCTGCAGCGGGGACGAGCCACCGTTGAGCAGGGTGTTCTGCAGGACGATCTGCGCCTGCTCCACAGCCTGCGCGGCCTGACGCTGCGCGAGCGCGCCATCAGCCAACTGATGGGAGTAATCCTCAAGCTGCCGTTGCGCCGCCTGACGCGCGTCAATGAGAGCCAGCTGTGCGGTGCGCTCAGCCCACTGCGCGTTAGCCAGCCCCTCCTCAGCCGTGTGGACCTGCAGGAGCGCCGACTGCACAGACTGTGACGCCTGGACCTCAGCGTCAGCGACACCACGGCGGGCGCTAGCGACAGCCTGCGCGGAGTTGATCGCCTGCGACGCAGCCGCAGCGCGAGCGTTCGTCAGGCCCCGCTCAGCCGACGCAACCTGAGCCGCTGCTGACTGCACCGCCACCGCGTTCTGAGCCGACTGTCCAGCCGCCGTGTTCAGCGCACCGACAGCACCGAAGACCGGCTTCAGGGCGAGCATGACCACACCGAGCGCGGCGACGACAGCACCAGCAGACGCGCCGATCGCTGCCACCGCGCCAGCCGCAGCAGCAGCAGCGGGGACGATGGCAGGGGCGAGCGCGACACCAGCCACCGCGAGGCCACTGATGCCACTCTCTGCGCCAGCTGCCTGCGCCCCAACGTTGTCGAGTGCCTCGCTGCTGCCGACTGCGTCGATCTCGGCCCGGAACGCCGCCAGTTCGGCGGACGCGCGAGCCACGTCGACCTTGACGCGCACGTCGGGGGAGCGAGCTCCGAGCTCGTCAAGCCGGGTCTTGATCTCGTCGATCTTCGCGGTCGCCTCAGCGGCCGAAATGTCAACGCCGACCCGCTTGTCCGACAGTTCGAGCAGTTGGGCACGGAGTTCGGCGACCTTGCGTTCGGCCTCAGTGGAGTCGGCGGTGATCTTCGCCTCGGGCAGCGCCTTCAGCGCGGCGGCAACCTTGGCGCGGAACGAGTCCGCGAACGCCCCACCGGAACGCGCGCCCTCCGCACCAGCCTTCTGGCTCGCGCCGGCGAAACCGCCGCCGAGACCATCCCTGATGCCCTTGGCGATCTGGTCGGCGAGGACCGCGCCGATGTCCCGCCCGATACGGTCGGCCTGCGGGACGATCTGCGCCCGCAGCTCGGTCGCGAACTTCTGCGCCGAGGGGACGATGTCGACGGCCACACTTCCGACGGAGATCAACGGGACGCACCTCCGTTGCAGGTGGGGCACTCGAGGCAGTGGCAGGCGTGGCAGAGTCCGCCCGAGAGCAGGAGCCATGGGACGGGGTTGAGCACTAGAGGGTGGAAGCGCAGACCAGGCGGGGAGTAGTTGCCGCACCGGTCGCACGTCCGGTCCTCGCGAGTCCCCTCGCCGGGAGAGTGCGCCTCACCGAGCGGCCGCACGATGACTGACGGAGCGACGGTGCGCCCGAACGGGCTCTGCCCGTGCCCCTCGTGCTCGAGCTCCCATACGCGTCGGGCCATGCGCTCACGAAGCCAGGCAGACGGCTCATAGGTGGGTGAGGTGACCGAGTCGACCATGTGCCGGACGACGTCGACCTCGGCCGGATAGGGGCTCGCCTGTCGTGAACGCCGCCTCATCGTGTGCCCACCTGCCCGGTCGACACATGGGGGGCGGCGATGCTCCGCAGCACCTCGGCCCACTGGGCGGCGTCCACGTTGTAAGGGACCACGTCGTGGTCGAGGTCGTGGGCATCAGCGAAGTCCGCCCGAGCGCCCAACCACTTCAGCCAGGAGTGGATGGGCGACTGCGCCGGCCACTGATCTGCCTCGAAAGTGACCAGTTTTGGCTCGCATTCGACTTCGATCGGCCTTTTCCTACGCACTGGGCTGCCACCTGGCCTGCGCCGCGGCACGAGCCCTCGAGGTGCGCCTCCCGGCCACGGCCACGACTCGGGCGTCGTCGCTATCGAGCAGCTTCAGCTGCGCCAGGAGCCTCGCAAGGGTGGCGCGCTGGGCACGGGACTCCGACACCAGCGGATGCTCGACGATCTGCCCCATGCTGCCCTTGACCGTGAGCGGGGCGCTGACCAGCGCTTCGTCGATCCGGGCCAGGAGGTCGACGGTGCGAGCTGCGTGCTCGAGCACGAGCACCTCGTCGGGTCGAAGCTCCATCTCGGCGGCCACGGCGCGCCACAAACGACGCCCCCGCGGCCCGAG
This region includes:
- a CDS encoding transglycosylase SLT domain-containing protein, which codes for MISVGSVAVDIVPSAQKFATELRAQIVPQADRIGRDIGAVLADQIAKGIRDGLGGGFAGASQKAGAEGARSGGAFADSFRAKVAAALKALPEAKITADSTEAERKVAELRAQLLELSDKRVGVDISAAEATAKIDEIKTRLDELGARSPDVRVKVDVARASAELAAFRAEIDAVGSSEALDNVGAQAAGAESGISGLAVAGVALAPAIVPAAAAAAGAVAAIGASAGAVVAALGVVMLALKPVFGAVGALNTAAGQSAQNAVAVQSAAAQVASAERGLTNARAAAASQAINSAQAVASARRGVADAEVQASQSVQSALLQVHTAEEGLANAQWAERTAQLALIDARQAAQRQLEDYSHQLADGALAQRQAAQAVEQAQIVLQNTLLNGGSSPLQKDQAQLAYDQAVQQQKDLALQQSRLQADAAKANRLGVEGSKVVVDAHHQVAQAAQGVTDAQKNLTNAQQNASLAQARAVESVTKAQEALSSAIRAQADQQRTAAASIISAEAAVAAAHRASGQAGAASANAVAQAFKGLSPIGAQFAHFIFGLKGAFTSLSEAAQNGFLPGVEAGIKALLPMLPGLTGFVGALAKTMGDLFLSASKALGGPFWSQFFKFLSKNLGPWLVTTAQIFGQWATGFAAMFQAFAPVASAFLGMFLQMATGFAQWAQQLSQSSGFHQFMQYLIDNGPAIGGLLLDLGKAFASILVALAPLGPVIVTVVDTLLQFIAGVSPEVLGAIAAGIAAIFVAIALGTEGAALPLTAIVISLVGLGVVITNLWKHNETLRRVVTEVWTHVRDFISSAWKGYIKPALEAMWGWINDKIMPVVRELWQNVVKPAFTEIGQIISLAWKNVIRPILGLWWDYLQNVLGPVIKWLLNNVVAPYFKAMGAVIETVWKYVIKPSLDMLKLELQALPGIFSAVTSAIESVWNNLPKIITGPINLVLSFVRDNFIKPLNQMLKAVGVSFQVPWPSNITAPAWPGGGSGGHSTKGGTTSFAVGGYTGPGGKYKPAGIVHAGEVVFSQEDVAAHGGPAAVEAMRRFRGYAGGGIVSDVAGFLSNAGSFLSNPLSAVKHLLGSILGGLGSNLWASTAVGALGKLDLVSLFGGGASAKAAAPSGSGVGRWASTVSAALLANGVTPSTSLINAWLRQIATESGGNPNIIQQIHDINSGGNEARGLVQVIPSTFGAYALPGHHNIFNGLDNLMAGIHYALSRYGLANMTNVIGQGHGYSGGGLVAPVFDSGGILAPGLNVVDNRTGGPEHLVPVGNGGGTVTLSRSSIQALAAEMSNVTLRPTISAGSVDRAVGGGLR